Part of the Variovorax sp. PAMC 28711 genome is shown below.
CCCGCACCCGTGCCGGAACCCGCACCGCCCGTCGTGCCGCAAGCCGCCTGCGCCGGGCGCAATTTCATTGCAATGGCCCAGTGCATGGCGGCGCAATGTCTGAAGGCCGAGTTCATGGCACACCCGCAATGCGAAGCGGTGCGCCAGCAGCAGCGGCGTGAAGACGAGCGTCGCAATCTCTATTGACCGACCTCAAAGGCAAAACGACCGTGTGGTGCGCAGCCTGTTCCCGGCAGACGGATGCCAATGCACCGTACTGCGATCAGTGCGGGGCCGCGCAGTGCGCGTCGCCGTCTCAATTGGCCGCGATCGAGCCCGAGCGGTTCTCGTCGACATGGTCGCGGCGCGTCCTGTTTGCCGGCGCGGCCGCGGTGTTCCTCGTCATCACCGCGGGCCTCATCTGGTGGCCGTCGCGGCCTTCCGTCACGGCCGATGCATTGCAGGCGGCCATGCGCCAGGCGATGGCGGGCGGCGACCTTCCGGGGCGCGACCCCGTTTGCGTCGCGAACGGCCTGGCTTACGACCAGGAGCCGGTGAACGTGCAGGCCGACAACGCCGTCACGGTCTCGTGGATGAACGTGCTGGTCGAGGCGAAGCTGTACGAACCGCCCGAAAACAGCGTGTCGGGTGGCCTCACGTCGCAACCCATCCTGGTCTACAAGCCCTTGCCTCTGCTCGCGGAATGGGGCGGCGCGCGGCGGCTGTGCATCGCCAAGGGCGTCAAGCTGGTGGACGTGGGCAACGTCGGCCGCGTGGAAGACATGCGGTTGCGCGGCAAGCGCTACACCGGCGTGCCGGCCGACGTGCGCTGGGTGCTCGACGAGCCGGCGCCCTGGCTCGCCAAGCCGGAGGTCAGCGAGGCGCTGGTGCGCGAACTGCCGAGCTGGCGCAGTGCGCGGTGGCAAACGGCGGCCGACGGCTGGCGCCTCACGCAGCGCAAGAATTTCGTGCACATCGACAAGCGCTGGGTGCCCGGCGATCTGGCCGACCGACCGCCGTCGCGCCCGGCCGCGATGTAGCGGGATCAGCCCTTCTGCAATTTGTCGATGGCGACCGCCAGCGCGCCGGGCTTGCCCGACAGCACGAGCGTGTCGCCATCGGCCAGCACCAGGTCGTCGGCCGGTGCGCTCGCCTTCCCGTCCTGATGCCGCAGGCTCGCCACGCGCACGCCGAGGGCGTGCAGCGCCAGCCGGGCCAATGGCTGGCCGATCGCACGGGCACCCGGTGTCAGCGTGAAGGAGTTGAGCCGCTCGTGGTCGATCTCGTCGGCGTTGTCGTCGTCGGCGCCGTGGAAGTAGCCGCGCAGCAGGTTGTAGCGCGCGTCGCGCTGGTCCTGCACCACGCGGATCACGCGCCGCATCGGCACGCCGACCAGCGCCAGCGCGTGGCTCGCCAGCATCAACGAGCCTTCGATCGCTTCGGGCACCACTTCGGTCGCACCGGCGGCCTGCAGTTTTTCGAGGTCGTGGTCGTCCTGCGTGCGCACGATCACCGGCACCTGCGGCGCGTGGGTGCGCGTGTTGGCCAGCACCTTGAGTGCGCCGGGCACGTCGAGGTACGTCACGACGACCGCGCTCGCGCGTGCGAGGCCGGCCGCCATCAGCGCCTGCAGCCGCGCCGCATCGCCGAACACCACCGAGTCGCCGGCGGCAGCGGCTTGCCGCACGCGATCGGGGTCGAGGTCGAGCGCCATGTAGGGAATGCCTTCGCGCTCGAGGATGCGCGCCAGGTTCTGCCCGCAGCGGCCGTAGCCGCAGATGATCACGTGCTTTGCGGTGTTGATGGTCTTGCGCGCGATGCTGGTCATTTGCAGCGACTGCTGCATCCAGTCGCTCGCCACCAGCTTTCGCACGATGGCGTTGCTGTAAAGAATGATGAAAGGCGTCGCCAGCATCGACAACACCATCGACGCGAGCACGGGGCTGGCCAGCCACGCCGGCAACAGGTCGCGGCCCTGCGCCAGCGTCAGCAGCACGAAGCCGAATTCACCGGCCTGCGCCAGATAAAGCGCGGTGCGCAGCGACACGCCGGCCGTCGCGCCCAGCAGGCGCGCAAGCAGCATCACCAGCCCGAGCTTGAAGAGCAGCGGCATCACCAGCAGCACCGCCACCAGCATCCAGCGGTCGACCACGATGTGCCAGTCGAGCGACATGCCGATGGTGATGAAGAACAAGCCCAGCAGCACGTCGTGGAACGGGCGGATGTCGGTCTCGACCTGGTGCTTGTATTCGGTCTCGGAGATCAGCATGCCCGCGATGAAGGCGCCGAGCGCGAGCGACAGGCCGGCGAGCTCGGTGAGCCACGCCAGCCCGAGCGTGACCAGCAGCACGTTGAGGATGAAGAGCTCTTCGCTGCGGCGCCGCGCCACGATGGTGAGCCACCAGCGCATCACGCGCGGCCCGCCATAGAGCAGCACGCCGATCAGGAAGGTCGCCTTCAGCAGCGCGATGCCGAGCGCCTTGGCCAGCGCTTCGGGCGGCGCGCCGAGCGCCGGGATCAGCACCAGCAGCGGCACCACCGCGAGATCCTGGAACAGCAGCACGCCCATCACGCGCTTGCCGTGCTCGCTTTCCATCTCGAGGCGCTCGGCCATCAGCTTGACGACGATGGCGGTGCTGCTCATCGTGAGCGCGCCCGACAGCGCCAGCGCCGTTTGCCAGCCGAGATGCCAGGCCGCCGGCAGCAATGTGCTGATCGTCAGCGCACCGGCGGTGGCGATCGTCATCGTGAGCAGCACCTGCAGCAGCCCGAGGCCGAACACGTGCTTGCGCATGGCCCGCAGCTTCGGCAGGTTGAATTCCAGCCCGATCACGAACATCAGGAATACCACGCCGAATTCGCCCAGATGCTGGATGCCTTCGGAGTTCTGCGCCAAAGCGAGCGCGTGTGGGCCGATGAGCACGCCGGCGACCAGATAGCCGAGCATCGGTGGC
Proteins encoded:
- a CDS encoding monovalent cation:proton antiporter family protein, which encodes MSSFELTLLYLLAAVIGVVGCRMLKLPPMLGYLVAGVLIGPHALALAQNSEGIQHLGEFGVVFLMFVIGLEFNLPKLRAMRKHVFGLGLLQVLLTMTIATAGALTISTLLPAAWHLGWQTALALSGALTMSSTAIVVKLMAERLEMESEHGKRVMGVLLFQDLAVVPLLVLIPALGAPPEALAKALGIALLKATFLIGVLLYGGPRVMRWWLTIVARRRSEELFILNVLLVTLGLAWLTELAGLSLALGAFIAGMLISETEYKHQVETDIRPFHDVLLGLFFITIGMSLDWHIVVDRWMLVAVLLVMPLLFKLGLVMLLARLLGATAGVSLRTALYLAQAGEFGFVLLTLAQGRDLLPAWLASPVLASMVLSMLATPFIILYSNAIVRKLVASDWMQQSLQMTSIARKTINTAKHVIICGYGRCGQNLARILEREGIPYMALDLDPDRVRQAAAAGDSVVFGDAARLQALMAAGLARASAVVVTYLDVPGALKVLANTRTHAPQVPVIVRTQDDHDLEKLQAAGATEVVPEAIEGSLMLASHALALVGVPMRRVIRVVQDQRDARYNLLRGYFHGADDDNADEIDHERLNSFTLTPGARAIGQPLARLALHALGVRVASLRHQDGKASAPADDLVLADGDTLVLSGKPGALAVAIDKLQKG